Genomic segment of Lepus europaeus isolate LE1 chromosome 6, mLepTim1.pri, whole genome shotgun sequence:
CACGTCCAGGAACGTGAGCGCCGCCAGCCTGAACCTGCCCAGGTAGAGACCCACTGGGAACTGCGTGAGGGAGTTGCCGCTCAGGTACAGCCTCTGCAGGCGCGAGAGGCCCCCGAAGGCCGCCGGGTCCAGACGCGAGATGCGGTTGTCGTAGAGCAGCAGCACCTCCAGCGCCCGCAGCTCCTGGAACGCGGCGTCGCGCACCGACTGCAGCCGGTTGCACGACAGGTCCAGGCTCCGGACGTTGGGAGTCGCGGCGAAGCTGCCCGCGGAGACGCTGGCGACATGGTTGTGGCGCACGACCAGGGTGCTGAGCTTCAGCAGGGGCGACGGCATCCAGTCGGAGTCCAGGAGCCCGATCCGGTTGTAACTCAGGTCCAGTCTCCGGACGAGCCTGAAGAGGTTGGCAGGCACCCTGGACAGGTTCCTGTCGGTGCAGCTGACGACGTCGGTGGCGCAGGTGCAGGCGGCGGGGCACAGCCCGCACGCGCCGGGGCGCACGGCGGCCGTCACTGCCAGCAAGCACAGCAGACCCCGGCAGCGCGGGCGCGCGGACATGGTGGCCCCGCGGCTCCTCCGGGCGCTCGGGCGGCTCGGCCTCCACGGCGGACCTGGTGAGCAAGCGACACTGCGCGGGGAGAGGCAGCCAACTGTTGCGGCGACCCCCGAGCGCCACGCCCCACGATCCGACTGGGAACTTTCGCCCCGGGTGCCGGCGCGCGGATCCCCAGGGGCCTTCACGCCACCCGGGCCGTGCGTCCCCAGGCCACTCCCGCCCAGACGCTCCAGGCCGCCTCCCGGCAGCTCTTGCTCCGTGCGGCGGCCTCCAGCAAACGCAGAAACACGAATGCGGCCGTACACAGCCGCGCGGGAGCCACTCACGGAGGCGCAAGGCGGGGGCTGGGGGATCCCGACGAGCCCCGGCTCCTCTGCGCGGCCCTCTCGGGCTCCCAGCGCCGCGGCTTCCAGCGGCGGCGCCGGCACCACGTCCCTCTCTGCGACGCTCTGGTCCTTGCCGCTGCGCCCAGGTACAGCCAGGCCCAGGTAACGCCGGGTCCAGGCGCGCGCGAATCCGCTCCGGGAGCCGGGTCCAGCCACCGCCTGGCGCAGGGGCTCGGGAGTCCGCCCCGGAGCCGGTCCAGGAGTGCAGGGCGCACGGGTCCCGCTCCGCGCACTCCGAAGCCGCAGGGCCGGACCCGCGCGTGGGGTCTAGAGGCCGGTCCCGCCCCTGcgcgtcctccctccctccctcccgcgggcCGAGCTCCGAGACCGCGGGCCGagcgggcggggcgcggggcgcggccaATCGAACAGCGCTCCCCCGCCTCCCGGGACCGGAGCAGCTGCTGCGGGCCCAGCCCGCCTGCCCCTCGGAGGACTCGCCCACCCCATCTCCAGCCCCAAACAGGTGGTGGGGGAATCGGGAAAGTTAGGGGCACTTCCGGCCTCGGAGGGAGgggccgccgcccccccccccccctgcgtTGAGGGCGTCCTACTCCGgaggggcggcaggagagggCGGCAAAGATCCCACGCCCCGAAACTTTGCCGGTTCCTGGACTCCTGGGGCGCAGCCTGGCCAGACCTCGGGCGAGAGTGAGGCCCTGGCCGGATCAGGCTGCACAGGGGTCAGGGCAGGCTCCGCGGGCTGGCAAGCTCGGGGTTGCAAATCCATTTTTGATAAATCCCGAGAAGAATTCTAATGACGGGATTTGGCTGAGCCTGACGACCATTTGGCCACTGTATCCGGATTAAAGGAAATTACCGCTGGACAAAAGCTGCCCGGAACTGGACCACAAACagaaaagcagagcaaccaggacaggccAGTGGAGGCATAACCTGCGAGGTGACCTGAAACAGAACCGGGGACCAAGACGAACACCCCCGGCCCGCACACACCCCACGAGGACGGGAAGAGCACCCCAATCTGCACACACGCCATGGAGGAGAGGTGGGCACCCCAACCGGCACAACCCCACACCCTAGGGAGGATGAGGCAGGTACCCCAACCTACATATACCCCACACACACCAAGGGAGGGCAGGACAGGCACCCCAACCCACACATACTCCATCAAGGAGGAGACTGGCACCCCAACCTGCACACACCCCACCGAGGACGGGACAGGCACCCCAAACCACAAACATCCCAGCAGCCTTGGACTTGGGGCTGATCCAGGCCCGCCCGTGGACCCAAGGGTTCAGGGTGGGCCCCAGGGTTTGGGTTCACAGAGTCCAAGGGTTAACCCTGAGAAATAGAGCCCAGATCACTCACCAGAATGCTCTTTAAGTGACtaataataacaaaaaccatCTAGAACAAATGAGAAATGGAAACCCAGGATGCTTCATGGCTGCGGGCCCCTGGCAGAACCGTTCTTGGGAGatccacagcagaggctgggaggtgCAGGGTTCACTCCGGATTCCACAGGtgacccgggggggggggggctctgaaaGCGGTGGGTTTGCAGTCTGGAGAAAAGGTGTTGCCTCAGCCTTACTTATTTGTGGAAGAGGtggcttaaaaaaatttatctgaaaggctcaGTGACAGGAAGAACCAGAGACAGCGAGTGAGAgccaccttccatccactggttcagtcctcaaacaAGGGGCACTGCTGGTcctgccaaagccaagagccaggaactccagccaggcttcccacgtgggtgcagggagccacttgggccatcttctgctgctcatcagcagggagctggattggaagtggagcaaccaggactcaggCCAGTGCTCTGATCTAGGATGCCAGCGTTGAGgcggtggctgaacctgctgtgtcacaataccgGCCCGAAGAGGAgccttcttcccactgggatgtGATTCCCACAAGGGCAGCAGGTTTTCTGTCCAGCTCAACCTCGGCTGGAACGGAGGGGAGCTCTATGAGCAGgtggcactggccccaccacTTCAAACACCTCCAGAGAGGCACGGGGGGAAGCAGGAGCCCTGGAACCTGGAGTCCTGGGCCCAGAGGACCTAAGCCACTGCACACCTTCACATCCTTCCTGACCACACTCTACCCTCCACCCCAGGTGACTTCCATCCTGTGACTGTCGGGGCCCTGGTGCGGTACTGACAGTCGTGATAAACGAGTATTGGGCAGTTCCGTGCCGGCACCCGAGTCCCGGGTGAATGCATTACTTCCTGTGTGGCTCCAGCCCTTACAACACTGCATGGTCCTGTAGCAGCTGGGGCAAGCACTGTGCTCCAAGTGGTCTGAAAATAGAATGGGATGCAGTCACTCTGGGTTCCATCTGGAGGATTTAGATTTACACAGAAGGGCCGCCACCCTGGCAGGATGGTGCCCGCATGGAACGCTTGCCAGGACAGATGGGTGAGCTGCCTCCCTAGGCATTTGAGCGGCACAGATTTCGCCCAGCCTTTCCACACAGCTTCATCTGCTGGCACTTTGGGCAGTCAGGAATGACTCCTCGGGCTGTGGGACATGAACTGGGTGCCGAGGCAGGTGTGCACGGGCGTGACACCTGCCCCAGGTACACTGCAGAGGGtgacatcctccatcatgtgcTTTCCAGGAACCTTAGACTAGGAGACAAGGACTGGTCACAGCACTCGGACGCAGTGGGGTCCGTTTACCAAGGAATGCCGCCTTAGAGGCACTTGTCTCCTACGGGGCTGTACTGTCCATGAATGCCTTCAGCCTGCCCTCGGGCGGGCACTGGTGTCCTGCACTCAGAGGGCAGAGTCATTGTGTTTCTTGAGCCCAGGGCTCACAGGGTGATGTTTGCAGAATGTTTTCTGGGGCCCCTGGCTCTGCACATGGGTGACTCCTGCAGGGGTGCTGTGGGCCCACTGGTTTTCAATGTGACTGGAACCACGCACCCCAGGAAACCGTCGTGCTCCTCAACCCTGGAAGTGACGGCACCTGCACAAGCCTGGCCGTTCCTGCTGGCTTTGCCAAACTGCCCAGGACTTGCTATGGAGCCATCCTGCCTCTCACTCATGCTGTCACTGGCTACCAGGCCCCGTCTGTCCCTATCCTGCCTCCTCTGGCCACCAGTCCACGTCTGTCTCTGGGTTTGCCTCCTCTGGCATTTCACAGAAAGGGACTCACACActtgtgcctggcttctttccctCACCATAACGTTTTCAAATTTGGACAAAGACATTCAGCCAAGGGCTGCATCACCTGCTGGAGTCATCCCACTGAAAACCCAAGTGTCATTTAGCCAGATTTAGATTGTGACTAGTaaacccatgtgtgtgtgtgtgtgtgtgtgtttgagccTTGGGCCAATCCCAGCTGTGTCAGgagtttggggattgaaccagcagagggaaaatcttcctttgtctctgtctccaagTAAACAAGTAACGACGGAACCCCAGCGTGACCCCAGAAACCACCACCGCCAGCAGTCCTGAGCCAAGCTCCTTCACCTTCTCCATAATTGCTGGTTGGGCACCTGGCGGTGGAGGGCTCCTTGCAGCTTCAGAAACAGCCTGCTTTAGGACAAGGGTTCCGGGCACACAGGGTGCTGGGGGGGAGCCAGCTTCTTCCTCTGTTCGCTCAGTGCTGCCCAGGGCAGACACGAGCCCCCCTGCCTCCCGGGAGCAGTTGCTGAGTGTGCGTCAGTCCTTCAGGGATTCGTCCTGCTTGTGGCACTGACTGCAGCACTGTTCTTGAAGTGTCAGGGACATAGCGAACCAGTCCGCCTGGGGCCGCCCTGCGCTCCTTAGGAAACACGAGGCAAGGCAGCATGCACTGGGAGGAAGCGTCACAATGCTCACAGTACTGGTGAGGGTTCTGTGGTGTGTACAGACCATCGGGCAGGGTATGTGCCTGTCACAGCTGCGGTCTTTAAGATACTTCTTCCTCATCTGCATGTTCCGTTAGCAAAGCTTACAACAGGAAAAGGACAGTGGACCCTTAGGTTTCCTCAGTCTCGGCGTCCGCTGACTGCACCACGGGACCTGCTCAGGGATCTGATCCTCACGTGCAGTTTCTGAGCTGAGCCCTCTGGTGCTCCAGCAGGAAGTGGCTCTGGTCCCCGTCCCCCTGGCACTGCAGCTGCTTACTTGGAAATATTTGTAACTACCTTCTTTCAGTCTGAGAACCACAGCAATATGCAACgccacagccacacagcctggCTTCAAGAGCACACGGTAGGCACGGGTGTACATCCTGCTCGCTGATCGTCCGTGTGGCCAGGCTTGGGGCTCAACATCTCTGGCTGGGAtcagctcctcctccccagggcGCCCTTGGGCCAGCCCTAGGGGTCAATGCCACCCCTGCCCCACATCACCGTTGATTTTTGCAATGAGTAACAGATATAACAACCTAAAAGCCTTTCCCTAACTGGGAAGATACTATCTGCTTGCTGTGGAAAAACAGGAAGATGCAGGAAGAGTAGAAATGATGATGAGAATCCACCACAGGAAGGGGGCCGAGGAGTTTACAAAGGGGAGACGTCTGCTTTGTCCTGATTACGTCACAGAAACGAGCTAAATTCTTCTTAATTCTCAGCCTTAATAATGAAATAGGCACATGAAAATGTGCTTTGCAAAACCGAACATCTCAGAATCATGCCCTGCTCTGGAGATGTTGacgcctgggacacccacatccttgTCGGAGCACCGGTCCTAGTCCCATCTCCTCTGCTTCCCGTCCAGCTTCCTCCCAACATgcaccggggaggcagcaggtgcctactcaaggacttgggaaactcagattggattcccagcccctggctgttgtgggcatttagggaatgaagcaggggatggaagacctacctatctatacctctctctctctctctctctctctctctctctctctctgcttcacaaaTAGAACGAGAAgaacttaaaaatttaagaacacCATGCATCTAGCATTATGGCCACCTCTTGAGATTTTGTTCATAAATGGTAGTTGCTCTAATTTTCACTTTGCTCAGTGTGAGACTTACAAGATCATCTAATTGAATTATTAAATGCCACTATATCCTTCCAAACTGGGGTAAATTTTacctctctgaaaaaaaaatacagataatatTTAACAAACCCAGTTTAGAGAACTATATGAAGCATTCAGACTCCTGTTTTATGtcctttaaaaatttgatttcctGCAGCAGTAATTAATTTATCATAGCTTTATAAAGGTGAATCTAATTATTCAAAGTAATATCTAATTTGAAGCAACCATTATTCTCCAAACAACAttagcacaaaataaaacagagaagagagcagaCTCTCTCCACACCATGGCCAGTGCTATCTCAGTCATTTTCAGCAAATGCAAGCTCATCTCTGGCAGGTACGCGCTGGTGGTCTTTCCGGCGGTGCTAGTGGAGTCATCCCGTTAACAGAAGAGAATACTCAGGGGCCCTGACTCTTCACCTCATCCCCACAAGGGCTCTgagagatggccacaacagccctacTCTCCACAGGGGCCCCGGGGGCTGTGAGTGGGTTTCAGCAACTTGCCCATGATCAGTGGTGGAACAAGATCTCTCACCCACGTGCGTCCTGCCCTGGCCTTGGGCTTCCTCATCAACTCTCGAGCTTTCTGTGTCAGAGGTCAAGGTCACCTGGGATTTATATTaagtctcagccacacccacTGCAGGGCTTCCGTGGGACACTCCCTGCGGGGAATCCACAGGAGTATATGAGACAGACACAGGATAGGAGGTGGCACAGAATCCAACTCCAAACTGGATTATACCAAGAGTCAAAATACTTGCAACCAAAAATATACAGTTTAGGGATGCACAAATTCCAAATATGTGCAGAATTTAGATCTTAGTCATTTCGGCGCCCCAATATCAGATTCAACAAGGTGAACTGCATTCAGATAAAAGTACAATTGGGAGGAAACCATTAAATGATCAGAGATGAACGCTGCCTCCTAGAACTAAGCGGTGAGGAAGTGAACTTGAGTCCTCCCCTCTCCAGGGGAGCAAGAGTGAATACAGCAAGGAAGCCAGCGTCTCTCTCCTGGAACACACCAAGGCTCTGAAATGCCCTCTGACTAAAGGCTACCTAGCAACATGTGAAAAACCAGCCATGCGGTACAAGGGCTCACTGAGTAAAGAATCCAAGCTTCCATCTGTCAACTGGGTTGCCTCAGATATGGGACTCCCCTTCTAGAGTCTTGGGGTGCCCACCTGTAAGCAGGAAATGCAGTGGGTGCACTGAGGTGAAGCATGTGGAAACAGAAAGCTATGAGAGCActggctgctgtgcacagggccTGGCGTGCCACTGCCTGTGGCCGTGGTCTGACGTGGCACGCATCCTGAGCACTGCCTGTCTGTGGCCGTGGTCTGACGTGGCACGCATCCTGAGCACTGCCTGTCTGTGGCCGTGGCCTGACGTGGCAGACTGGGAGTGCTGCCTGTTCTGTGGATGTGGCCTAACAAGGCACAGATGTGTGACACGTGTCTACTGCAGGTTGCAATGCAGACAGAGCTGGAGAGGCATCCCGCCGCAGTGCGTGCACTAGTACTGTggctggccaagccctgggctccagcgcacagcagggcctggggtggcCTCTCAGCCACCGGTCTTCGTGCCAGGCCCTCACCTCCCCTAGGGAGGCACAGGTGGCGGCTGCAGGGAACCGCGTGCACACTCTGCTCAGGAGTGATGAGTGCGTCGCTGCCCAAGGCGTTCTGAGTGACAGGGGAGCAAACTCGGCCAGCAGCAGCTGTGATCCCTCCACAGAGAGCAGCCcgggctgcctgctgcctcctgccccacGAGAGGTGCTCAGCAGAGGCCGCTGGGGATGCTGGCAGCCATTGTGGAGAGCTGCCGGGCAGAGGCGGCAGAGTGCAGACAAGCCCGCTGGGCAGCTGTCCACATTCATCTCGAGAATTTCCCATCTGCTCAGATTTATTAAGACTCTCACGCTGCCCTGAATTCCCTTTGTCGGGAAGGCACCAAGTGCCCTGGCGCCTTGGCTGCAGCCCTGGAAGCACCCAGTGTGCCCGAGAGCAGCAGTGCTTGCTGCTGTGTGTTTACAGGGTGGGTGGGCGGTGGGGGCCACCCAGGTGACCTCAGCACAGCTCCTCTGGGCAGGGCCAAAAACTGGATAATTTGG
This window contains:
- the AMIGO2 gene encoding amphoterin-induced protein 2, which gives rise to MQMRKKYLKDRSCDRHIPCPMAVAGPGSRSGFARAWTRRYLGLAVPGRSGKDQSVAERDVVPAPPLEAAALGAREGRAEEPGLVGIPQPPPCASVSGSRAAVYGRIRVSAFAGGRRTEQELPGGGLERLGGSGLGTHGPGGVKAPGDPRAGTRGESSQSDRGAWRSGVAATVGCLSPRSVACSPGPPWRPSRPSARRSRGATMSARPRCRGLLCLLAVTAAVRPGACGLCPAACTCATDVVSCTDRNLSRVPANLFRLVRRLDLSYNRIGLLDSDWMPSPLLKLSTLVVRHNHVASVSAGSFAATPNVRSLDLSCNRLQSVRDAAFQELRALEVLLLYDNRISRLDPAAFGGLSRLQRLYLSGNSLTQFPVGLYLGRFRLAALTFLDVSYNRIPAVPVHHMHLVPGRQLRGIHLHGNPFVCDCALHSLLAFWYRRRFSAVVEFRDHYTCRPAAAAGSGQQVPLLRESFLNCSDSVVNGSFHALGFVREAQVGERLVVHCDSKAGTANTDFLWLGPDNRLLEPDKDGENFHVFPNGSLVIESPRPEDAGVYSCIAMNRQHRLNETLDVTITVSNFSAVSRAHAHEAFNTAFTTLAACVASIVLVLLYLYLTPCPCRCKARRQRSMPSQSSGGGPLSVPSPGPAAEGAVDEPRAGAGKRVVFLEPLRDAAARQNGRVRLFPGEAALAEGILKSSRGKSDSGSVNSVFSDTPFVAST